Proteins co-encoded in one Clostridia bacterium genomic window:
- a CDS encoding LacI family DNA-binding transcriptional regulator, which translates to MTISIKEIAELAGVSISTVSRALNNYQDISKKTRSEIIKIAKKHNYKPNAFARSLVTKDSRTIGLFLDEYKGESLNQSYYYRIICGINDVLNQQGYDVTLISNSLIDKKNKSWYLDITREKHLTATIFLGTDIDEEMFKYIEQYQVKCVVIDHVAQGETIACVNADNVKGAFWAVEHLIKNQHENIAFISGDLCDVSNRDKQDGYFLALNRYGIKLDKNMIFCGESTLDGGYQATHKLIEYNKDISAIFAANDMMAIGAIKFAKEVGYRVPQDISIIGYQNTDISRYIQPSLTTVDIDWYKIGRTAATVLVNLIKGENLEKVMVDPKLIIRESTCEKK; encoded by the coding sequence ATGACTATAAGCATAAAGGAAATAGCAGAGCTGGCTGGCGTATCTATAAGCACTGTATCCAGAGCGTTGAATAACTATCAAGATATAAGCAAAAAGACTAGAAGTGAAATAATAAAGATAGCCAAAAAGCATAACTATAAACCTAATGCATTTGCTAGAAGTTTGGTGACAAAGGATAGTAGGACTATAGGTCTTTTTTTGGATGAATATAAGGGTGAAAGCTTAAACCAATCTTATTATTACAGAATAATCTGCGGTATTAATGATGTGCTCAACCAACAAGGTTATGATGTCACACTTATATCTAATAGCCTAATAGACAAAAAGAATAAATCTTGGTATTTGGATATTACAAGAGAAAAACATCTTACTGCTACCATATTTTTGGGAACGGATATCGATGAAGAGATGTTCAAATATATAGAGCAATATCAGGTAAAGTGTGTTGTTATAGATCATGTAGCTCAGGGAGAGACTATTGCCTGTGTAAATGCTGATAATGTCAAAGGCGCATTTTGGGCAGTGGAACACCTTATAAAAAACCAGCATGAAAATATAGCATTTATATCTGGAGATCTTTGTGATGTTTCTAATAGAGACAAGCAGGATGGGTATTTTTTGGCGTTAAACCGATATGGGATTAAATTGGATAAGAATATGATTTTTTGTGGTGAAAGTACACTGGACGGTGGCTATCAAGCGACCCATAAACTCATTGAATATAACAAAGATATCAGTGCAATATTTGCTGCAAATGACATGATGGCTATAGGGGCAATAAAGTTTGCAAAAGAAGTGGGATATAGGGTGCCACAGGATATATCCATTATAGGATACCAAAACACAGATATTTCAAGATACATACAACCTTCCCTTACCACAGTAGATATCGACTGGTATAAAATTGGTCGTACTGCCGCTACTGTGCTGGTAAATCTGATCAAGGGAGAAAACTTGGAGAAAGTGATGGTAGATCCTAAACTTATAATAAGGGAATCTACCTGTGAGAAAAAATAG